A portion of the Vreelandella subglaciescola genome contains these proteins:
- a CDS encoding UbiH/UbiF/VisC/COQ6 family ubiquinone biosynthesis hydroxylase, with the protein MVGAALCALLADAGMRVALIEAQARPLSLEAWDGTRVAPRVSALSPVSTRLLTRLHAWPAMEKRRVTPYRFMRVWDAEGSGDIAFSADEAGVANLGHIVENNVTLAALNARILEHPNVTPLYGARVEALQTSPTGRWLTLDDGRQLGAPLVVAADGARSALREMAEIDVVEDDMHQHAVVTTVRCERPHGATARQAFVDGQPLAFLPLTVNGDERYCSIVWSVTPARAKTLEAMSAEALGEALGEALDYRLGAVEVRDKAYAFPLVQRHAQRYVAPHFALIGDAAHSVHPLAGQGVNLGLMDAAVLAEEVVTAFKRGAGWGDVRLLRRYERRRRADNATMLALMKGFKTLFGSAHPGVLLARNVGMSGLHRLVPIKRVIMRQATGERGRLPQSCR; encoded by the coding sequence ATGGTCGGTGCGGCGCTTTGTGCGCTGCTGGCCGACGCCGGCATGCGCGTGGCGCTGATTGAAGCGCAGGCTCGACCGCTCAGCCTTGAAGCATGGGATGGTACGCGGGTCGCCCCGCGGGTCAGCGCGCTGTCGCCGGTCTCCACCCGGTTGCTCACCCGGCTGCACGCCTGGCCGGCCATGGAAAAAAGGCGCGTGACGCCGTACCGCTTTATGCGCGTGTGGGACGCCGAAGGCAGCGGCGATATCGCCTTCAGCGCCGACGAAGCCGGCGTGGCTAATCTGGGGCATATTGTTGAGAACAACGTGACGCTGGCCGCCTTGAATGCCCGGATTCTGGAGCATCCGAACGTGACGCCGCTGTACGGCGCGCGCGTTGAAGCGCTGCAAACGTCGCCTACCGGCCGCTGGCTGACGCTCGACGATGGGCGCCAGCTCGGTGCGCCGCTGGTGGTGGCCGCCGACGGTGCGCGCTCGGCGCTGCGCGAGATGGCGGAAATTGACGTGGTGGAAGACGATATGCACCAGCACGCGGTGGTCACCACGGTACGCTGCGAACGCCCCCACGGCGCGACCGCGCGTCAGGCGTTTGTTGACGGCCAACCGCTGGCGTTCTTGCCGCTGACGGTTAACGGCGACGAGCGCTACTGCTCGATTGTCTGGTCAGTGACGCCGGCGCGAGCGAAAACCCTTGAAGCAATGTCTGCCGAGGCGCTGGGTGAAGCGTTGGGCGAGGCGCTGGACTACCGCCTGGGCGCGGTGGAAGTGCGCGACAAAGCGTATGCGTTTCCGCTGGTGCAGCGCCACGCGCAGCGCTATGTGGCGCCGCACTTTGCGTTGATAGGCGACGCCGCGCACAGCGTTCATCCGTTGGCCGGGCAGGGCGTCAATCTGGGGCTGATGGACGCCGCGGTACTGGCCGAAGAGGTGGTGACGGCCTTTAAGCGCGGCGCCGGCTGGGGCGATGTGCGGCTGCTGCGCCGCTATGAGCGCCGCCGCCGTGCGGATAACGCCACGATGCTGGCGCTGATGAAGGGCTTCAAGACGCTGTTTGGCAGCGCTCATCCGGGCGTGTTGCTGGCGCGTAACGTCGGCATGAGCGGCCTGCACCGGCTGGTGCCGATCAAGCGCGTGATCATGCGGCAGGCGACCGGAGAACGCGGCCGCCTGCCGCAAAGCTGCCGTTAG
- a CDS encoding S41 family peptidase codes for MTPSVTPLLPTTRRFLATLLPAAALALAAPAMAAPSTTEPGANELPLEDIQTFAEVFEHIKRAYVEEVDDRTLLRNAMRGMLNELDPHSAYLDEEQYQSLRESTEGEFGGIGIEVGMENNQLTVITPIDDTPASRAGLMARDIIIRIGDTSTEGISLHEAVNLMRGEPGSDIEIAILRAGEDSPRELTLSREIIRSESVKHELLAPGYGYLRISQFQTRTADQAQSAIEEMLDNAEGGMLDGLVLDLRNNPGGILQSAVDIADLFLDHGRVVYTEGRLNDSQMSFSATPSTPAGDVSLVVLVNGGSASAAEIVAGALQDQRRGVIMGTESFGKGSVQQVMPLGENEGLKLTTALYYTPNGRSIQAQGIKPDVTVVRGRLEIADSRFELREADLEGHLSSSGQAAGSDAATSGRLRDDYQLGEALNLLKALNVVDRRNR; via the coding sequence ATGACGCCATCTGTTACCCCGCTATTGCCAACCACCCGGCGCTTTCTGGCCACCCTGCTCCCGGCTGCCGCGCTCGCGCTGGCGGCGCCGGCCATGGCCGCGCCGAGCACGACGGAGCCCGGTGCCAACGAGCTGCCTCTGGAAGACATCCAGACCTTTGCCGAGGTGTTTGAACACATCAAGCGCGCCTATGTGGAAGAAGTCGACGACCGCACGCTGCTGCGCAACGCCATGCGCGGGATGCTCAACGAACTCGACCCGCACTCGGCCTATCTTGACGAAGAGCAATATCAGAGCCTGCGCGAGTCCACCGAGGGGGAATTTGGCGGCATCGGCATCGAAGTCGGCATGGAAAACAACCAGCTGACGGTGATTACCCCCATTGACGACACTCCTGCCTCCCGGGCAGGGCTGATGGCGCGCGACATCATCATCCGCATCGGCGACACCTCAACCGAGGGCATTTCGCTGCACGAGGCCGTCAACCTGATGCGCGGCGAACCCGGTTCCGACATTGAGATAGCGATTCTACGTGCCGGCGAAGACAGCCCCCGCGAACTGACCCTGAGCCGCGAAATCATCCGCAGCGAAAGCGTCAAACACGAGCTGCTGGCGCCGGGCTACGGCTACCTGCGCATCAGCCAGTTTCAAACGCGCACTGCCGACCAGGCGCAAAGCGCTATCGAAGAGATGCTGGACAACGCCGAGGGCGGCATGCTCGACGGACTGGTGCTGGATCTGCGCAATAATCCCGGCGGCATCCTGCAGTCCGCGGTGGATATCGCCGACCTGTTTCTGGACCACGGCCGCGTGGTGTATACCGAAGGCCGTCTCAACGACAGCCAGATGTCGTTTTCGGCCACGCCGTCAACGCCCGCCGGCGATGTCTCGCTGGTCGTACTGGTCAACGGCGGCAGCGCCTCGGCGGCCGAAATTGTCGCCGGCGCCCTGCAGGATCAGCGCCGCGGGGTGATCATGGGCACCGAGAGCTTTGGCAAAGGCTCGGTACAGCAGGTGATGCCGCTGGGTGAAAACGAAGGCCTCAAGCTGACCACCGCGCTGTACTACACCCCCAACGGCCGCTCGATTCAGGCGCAGGGCATCAAGCCCGACGTCACGGTCGTACGCGGGCGCCTTGAAATCGCCGACAGCCGCTTTGAGCTGCGCGAAGCCGATCTGGAGGGGCACCTGAGCTCGTCGGGTCAGGCCGCAGGCAGCGATGCCGCCACCTCAGGGCGCCTGCGCGACGACTACCAGCTGGGCGAGGCGCTGAATCTGCTCAAGGCGCTCAACGTGGTTGACCGCCGCAACCGCTAA
- a CDS encoding murein hydrolase activator EnvC family protein — protein MSLRPTVRRYATGALVVLALTALPAQGRSDEASARQQLDSLGEEIQAASERLDSTAEARSDAERKLRDVEVALADMHARLDDVQAQRRKLTEESEALKQRRTRLETTRQAQLDALGTQLAALYRLGDSPQLKLLLNQGNPAELDRMQAYLNRLSRARNQRLADIARLDDALTQNAARLADRRQRLDDANQALKEESATLAQRTAKRRDILATLGQREQSQGHHLAELQVDHKQAEQRLRQIREQMARLASPTPSTQMAQTRGDLPWPVQGTLRAGFQRQKGVHQNGITIGANAGTPVKAVHEGRVVFADWIRGFGNLLIIDHGDHIMTLYAHLQRFTHGPGEKVASGDVIGYVGNSGGQPRAALYFEVRRNGEPINPKRWIARR, from the coding sequence TTGAGCCTGCGGCCGACCGTGCGGCGCTACGCCACCGGCGCGCTGGTGGTTCTCGCGCTTACCGCCCTGCCGGCACAAGGACGCTCCGACGAGGCGTCCGCCCGGCAACAACTCGATTCGCTGGGAGAGGAAATACAGGCGGCATCAGAGCGCCTTGATTCCACCGCCGAGGCCCGCAGCGATGCCGAGCGCAAGCTGCGCGACGTCGAAGTCGCGCTGGCCGATATGCATGCGCGGCTGGATGACGTTCAAGCCCAGCGGCGCAAGCTAACGGAAGAAAGTGAAGCGCTGAAACAGCGCCGGACACGCCTTGAAACAACGCGTCAGGCCCAGCTCGACGCGCTGGGCACCCAGCTGGCCGCCCTTTACCGGCTGGGCGACTCGCCCCAGCTCAAGCTGTTGCTCAATCAGGGCAACCCGGCCGAGCTTGACCGCATGCAGGCGTACCTCAATCGCCTGAGCCGGGCACGCAACCAGCGCCTGGCCGATATCGCCCGGCTGGACGACGCGCTGACGCAAAACGCCGCCCGGCTGGCCGACCGCCGCCAGCGCCTTGACGACGCCAACCAGGCGCTGAAAGAAGAAAGCGCAACGCTGGCCCAGCGCACTGCCAAGCGCCGTGACATACTCGCCACTCTTGGCCAGCGTGAACAAAGCCAGGGCCACCATCTGGCCGAACTTCAGGTAGACCACAAACAGGCCGAGCAACGGCTGCGTCAGATTCGTGAACAGATGGCACGACTAGCAAGCCCCACGCCCAGCACGCAAATGGCCCAGACCCGCGGCGACCTGCCCTGGCCGGTGCAAGGCACCCTGCGCGCCGGCTTCCAGCGCCAAAAAGGCGTGCACCAAAACGGCATTACTATCGGCGCCAATGCCGGCACGCCGGTCAAGGCCGTGCATGAAGGCCGGGTGGTATTTGCCGACTGGATACGCGGCTTTGGCAATCTGTTGATCATCGATCACGGCGACCACATCATGACGCTGTATGCTCACCTACAACGCTTTACCCACGGCCCCGGTGAGAAAGTCGCCAGCGGTGACGTGATTGGCTACGTGGGCAACAGCGGCGGCCAGCCGCGCGCGGCGCTGTATTTCGAGGTCCGCCGTAACGGCGAGCCGATCAACCCCAAGCGTTGGATTGCGCGCCGCTGA
- the gpmI gene encoding 2,3-bisphosphoglycerate-independent phosphoglycerate mutase, whose amino-acid sequence MDTATTPRPVALIILDGYGHNPDSQHNAIAGAHTPVMDQLWAERPRAFVHTDGHHVGLPDGQMGNSEVGHMNLGAGRIVFQDFTRITQAVENGDLDLNPAFTVPIDDAVDHGRAVHLFGLLSPGGVHSHEDHFIALAELAARRGAQRIYVHAFLDGRDMAPKSAMHSLERVNARLAELVGADNGFIASVIGRFYALDRDNRWERVAQAYELLTEGKADFAAISAEQALRDAYERGETDEFVAATSMHIHGSPVVIEDGDAAIFANFRADRARELSRAFTQPDFNGFKRTSRPVLAGEGLVTMTQYAADIRASVAFPPTNLTDTLGEVVAQRGLKQLRIAETEKYPHVTFFFSGGREDEFDGETRILLPSPQDVRTYDEKPEMSAVELTDSLVDAIDGGTFDLIICNYANGDMVGHTGDYNAAVKAIETVDRCVGRVVEAIERAGGACLITADHGNAEQMVHPETGAPQTAHTVFPVPLVYVGTREATLDEGRLCDLAPTLLTLMDQDIPAAMSGNPLIRLG is encoded by the coding sequence ATGGACACTGCAACCACGCCGCGCCCGGTGGCGCTGATCATCCTCGACGGCTACGGCCACAACCCCGACAGCCAGCACAACGCCATTGCCGGCGCGCATACGCCGGTGATGGACCAGCTCTGGGCCGAGCGACCGCGTGCGTTCGTGCACACCGACGGCCACCACGTCGGGCTGCCCGACGGGCAAATGGGCAACTCCGAGGTGGGCCACATGAATCTGGGCGCCGGGCGCATCGTGTTTCAGGACTTCACGCGGATTACCCAGGCGGTAGAAAACGGCGATCTCGATCTCAATCCGGCGTTCACCGTCCCCATCGATGATGCCGTGGATCACGGCCGCGCCGTGCACCTGTTCGGGCTGCTTTCCCCCGGCGGGGTGCACAGCCACGAAGATCACTTTATTGCGCTGGCCGAGCTGGCCGCCCGCCGCGGCGCCCAGCGCATCTACGTTCACGCCTTTCTCGACGGCCGCGACATGGCGCCCAAGAGCGCCATGCACTCGCTTGAGCGCGTCAACGCCCGGCTGGCCGAGCTGGTGGGCGCCGATAACGGCTTTATTGCCTCGGTGATCGGGCGTTTTTACGCACTGGACCGCGACAACCGCTGGGAGCGCGTGGCCCAAGCCTATGAGCTGCTCACCGAAGGCAAGGCCGACTTTGCAGCCATCAGCGCCGAACAAGCGCTGCGCGACGCCTACGAACGCGGCGAAACAGACGAATTTGTCGCCGCCACCAGCATGCACATCCATGGCAGCCCGGTGGTGATTGAAGACGGCGACGCGGCGATCTTTGCCAACTTTCGCGCCGACCGCGCCCGCGAGCTTTCCCGCGCCTTCACCCAGCCGGACTTCAACGGCTTTAAGCGCACCTCACGCCCGGTGCTGGCCGGCGAAGGGCTGGTGACGATGACCCAGTACGCCGCCGACATCCGCGCATCGGTTGCCTTTCCGCCGACCAACCTGACCGACACCCTGGGCGAAGTCGTCGCTCAGCGGGGGCTGAAACAGCTGCGCATTGCCGAAACGGAAAAGTACCCGCACGTGACGTTTTTCTTCTCCGGCGGGCGCGAAGACGAGTTCGACGGCGAAACGCGCATTCTGCTGCCCTCGCCGCAGGACGTGCGCACCTACGACGAAAAGCCCGAAATGAGCGCCGTTGAGCTCACCGACAGTCTGGTCGACGCCATCGACGGCGGCACCTTTGACCTGATCATCTGCAACTACGCCAACGGCGATATGGTCGGCCACACCGGCGACTACAACGCCGCGGTCAAGGCCATCGAAACCGTCGATCGCTGCGTCGGTCGCGTGGTCGAGGCCATCGAACGGGCCGGCGGTGCCTGCCTGATTACCGCTGACCACGGCAACGCCGAGCAAATGGTGCATCCGGAAACCGGCGCGCCGCAAACCGCGCACACGGTCTTTCCCGTACCGCTGGTCTACGTTGGCACGCGCGAGGCAACGCTTGACGAAGGCCGGCTGTGCGACCTGGCGCCGACGCTGTTGACCCTGATGGATCAGGACATTCCTGCCGCCATGAGCGGCAACCCGCTGATCCGGTTAGGCTGA
- a CDS encoding rhodanese-like domain-containing protein translates to MIDQLLEFAQNHMLLVGAFAVALLAWLFYETRSAEKHSVSSGEATHLINREDAVVLDIREDKEFKTGHIAGARHIPQSKLDDRMNELDKVKDKPVIIVCKHGQSSGVAQAKLDKAGFERALKLKGGMGQWQADSLPVVKK, encoded by the coding sequence ATGATCGATCAGTTATTGGAATTTGCACAGAACCACATGTTGCTGGTGGGGGCTTTTGCAGTGGCGCTGCTGGCCTGGCTTTTCTACGAAACGCGCAGTGCGGAAAAACACAGCGTTAGCTCCGGCGAGGCCACGCACCTGATTAACCGTGAAGATGCGGTGGTGCTGGATATTCGTGAAGACAAGGAGTTCAAGACCGGGCATATTGCCGGTGCTCGTCACATTCCCCAGAGCAAGCTTGATGACCGGATGAACGAGCTGGACAAGGTCAAAGACAAGCCGGTTATTATCGTCTGCAAACACGGCCAGAGCTCGGGCGTGGCCCAGGCGAAGCTGGACAAGGCCGGCTTTGAGCGTGCGCTGAAGCTCAAGGGCGGCATGGGGCAGTGGCAGGCCGACAGCCTTCCGGTGGTGAAAAAATAA
- the secB gene encoding protein-export chaperone SecB: protein MAEEDNNTQQAGAADEKPKLTFSLQRIYVKDISFEAPNSPGVFKQPFKPKVNLDLNTTSTQTADDQYEVVIKVTAQVNDSETGTTSFLVEVEQAGLFRIGGIEGEQLEQTLGAFCPNLLFPYARECVDSLVNRGGFPPLMLAPVNFDAMYAQRKQREAQAAESAE, encoded by the coding sequence ATGGCGGAAGAAGACAACAACACCCAGCAGGCCGGCGCGGCTGACGAAAAGCCCAAGCTGACGTTCTCGCTACAGCGCATCTATGTCAAAGACATCTCCTTTGAAGCGCCCAATTCGCCCGGCGTTTTCAAGCAGCCGTTCAAGCCCAAGGTCAATCTGGACCTGAACACCACCAGCACGCAGACCGCCGATGATCAGTACGAGGTGGTGATCAAGGTGACCGCTCAGGTCAACGATAGCGAAACCGGCACCACGTCGTTTCTGGTGGAGGTTGAGCAGGCCGGGCTGTTCCGCATTGGCGGCATCGAAGGCGAGCAGCTGGAGCAAACGCTGGGTGCGTTCTGCCCCAACCTGCTGTTTCCCTACGCCCGCGAATGCGTCGACAGCCTCGTCAACCGTGGCGGTTTTCCGCCGCTGATGCTGGCGCCGGTCAACTTTGATGCCATGTACGCCCAGCGCAAGCAGCGCGAAGCGCAGGCCGCCGAAAGCGCCGAGTAA
- a CDS encoding 16S rRNA (uracil(1498)-N(3))-methyltransferase has product MQAVDWYAANGKMPRFYVPTALNEGHSVTLPEGVARHVTRVLRLGAGAPLVVFDGHGSEAGVRLAEVSRKQATVSVEAVWAGRFESPLQVHLGQAISKGDRMDYAIQKAVELGVAAITPLYTRRGDVRLKGEREAKKLAHWQAVAASACEQSGRATLPPVHPPLSLDEWLLQRDEPLRLMLHPATESGLQAERSPAAAALLIGPEGGLAPDDIEAARAAQFTPLTLGPRVLRTETAPVVALTLLQHLWGDI; this is encoded by the coding sequence ATGCAGGCCGTCGATTGGTACGCCGCTAACGGCAAAATGCCGCGTTTTTATGTGCCCACTGCGCTAAACGAGGGGCACAGCGTGACGCTGCCCGAGGGCGTGGCGCGCCACGTCACCCGGGTGCTGCGCCTTGGCGCTGGCGCGCCGCTGGTGGTGTTTGACGGCCACGGCAGTGAAGCCGGCGTGCGGCTGGCGGAAGTATCGCGCAAGCAGGCAACGGTCAGCGTGGAGGCCGTCTGGGCGGGGCGCTTCGAGTCGCCGCTTCAAGTGCATCTTGGCCAGGCAATCTCCAAGGGCGACCGGATGGACTACGCCATCCAGAAAGCCGTGGAGCTCGGCGTTGCGGCCATCACGCCGCTGTATACCCGCCGCGGCGACGTGCGTCTGAAAGGCGAGCGCGAGGCCAAAAAGCTGGCGCACTGGCAGGCGGTAGCCGCCAGCGCCTGTGAACAGAGCGGGCGGGCAACGCTGCCGCCCGTGCATCCGCCGCTCAGCCTCGATGAGTGGCTTTTACAACGCGACGAGCCGCTGCGGCTGATGCTTCATCCGGCCACGGAGAGCGGGCTTCAGGCGGAGCGCTCGCCGGCAGCGGCAGCGCTGTTGATTGGCCCCGAGGGCGGCCTCGCGCCGGACGATATTGAAGCGGCCCGTGCGGCGCAGTTCACCCCGCTCACGCTTGGCCCCCGGGTGTTGCGCACCGAAACGGCGCCGGTGGTGGCGCTGACCCTGCTGCAGCACCTCTGGGGTGATATATAA
- a CDS encoding CvfB family protein, with amino-acid sequence MTRDTHNTHLAATDAVAHIGEVAYLSVTAVNNTGAFLRWGLPKDVLLPYSEQLFRPDPGKRVLVKLYEDDQGRPVASMRLEHFLSDDAWALENGEAVTLVVAERTDLGMKVVVNHRYWGLIYADNMTQPLRRGQTLPGFVKQRRDDGRLDISLLPPGSARLDVVGEKVLKALRESGGYLPLGDKSAADDIKARLGVSKSAYKQAIGRLFKRQLITLEPEAVRLVPGALESLD; translated from the coding sequence ATGACCCGCGACACTCATAACACGCACCTGGCCGCAACGGATGCCGTGGCACATATCGGCGAGGTCGCGTATCTGTCGGTTACGGCGGTCAATAACACCGGCGCGTTTCTGCGCTGGGGACTGCCGAAAGACGTGCTGTTGCCGTACAGCGAGCAGCTGTTCCGCCCCGACCCCGGCAAGCGTGTGCTGGTCAAGCTGTATGAAGACGATCAGGGGCGACCGGTGGCCTCGATGCGCCTTGAACACTTCTTGAGCGACGACGCCTGGGCGCTGGAAAACGGTGAAGCAGTGACGCTGGTGGTCGCTGAGCGCACCGATCTGGGGATGAAAGTCGTGGTCAACCACCGCTACTGGGGGCTGATCTACGCCGATAACATGACCCAGCCGCTACGCCGCGGGCAGACGTTGCCGGGTTTCGTCAAACAGCGGCGTGACGATGGCCGGCTGGATATCTCACTGCTGCCGCCCGGTAGCGCCCGGCTGGACGTGGTCGGCGAAAAAGTGCTCAAGGCCCTGCGCGAAAGCGGCGGCTACCTGCCATTGGGCGATAAAAGCGCAGCCGACGATATCAAGGCGCGGCTGGGCGTGAGCAAGAGTGCTTATAAGCAAGCGATTGGCCGGCTGTTCAAACGCCAGCTGATCACGCTTGAACCCGAGGCCGTGCGTCTGGTGCCGGGGGCGCTGGAGTCGCTGGACTGA
- the gshB gene encoding glutathione synthase, whose translation MSQSNLHLGVVMDPITAVAYKKDSTMAMLWAAQDRGYTLHYMEQEDLFLNAGQAYARMRPLTVHRDPEHWFDLGEADARPLAELDVILMRKDPPVDDNFTNAVHLLGFAEREGVLIVNPTEALLTCNEKLFAQQFPQCCAPTMVSGRADVLRAFHAEHGDVIFKPLDGMGGKGIFHIAPDGRNLGAVIEQLTLDGTRQVMAQRYLPAIKEGDTRILLIDGEPVPYGLARIPSAGETRGNLAAGGRGVSRELTARDRWLVEQVQPTLRKKGLLFVGLDVIGDYITEINVTSPTCIREIDDQRGTRIADQLLDAVARRLSTMR comes from the coding sequence ATGAGCCAGTCAAACCTGCATCTGGGCGTGGTGATGGATCCCATTACCGCGGTTGCCTACAAGAAAGATTCCACCATGGCGATGCTCTGGGCCGCCCAGGATCGTGGCTATACGCTGCACTATATGGAGCAGGAAGACCTGTTCCTCAATGCGGGGCAGGCCTACGCGCGGATGCGCCCGCTAACGGTTCACCGCGATCCCGAGCACTGGTTTGATCTGGGTGAAGCCGACGCCCGGCCGCTGGCCGAGCTTGATGTCATTTTGATGCGCAAGGACCCGCCGGTCGATGACAACTTCACCAACGCCGTGCATTTACTCGGCTTTGCCGAGCGTGAAGGGGTGCTTATCGTCAACCCCACCGAGGCGCTGCTGACGTGCAATGAGAAACTCTTTGCCCAGCAGTTCCCCCAGTGCTGCGCGCCGACGATGGTGTCGGGGCGGGCTGACGTGCTGCGAGCGTTCCATGCGGAACACGGTGACGTGATTTTCAAGCCGCTTGACGGCATGGGCGGTAAGGGCATTTTTCACATCGCCCCGGATGGCCGTAACCTCGGCGCGGTGATCGAACAGCTGACGCTTGATGGCACGCGGCAAGTCATGGCGCAGCGCTATCTGCCGGCCATCAAGGAAGGCGATACGCGCATTTTGCTGATTGATGGCGAGCCGGTGCCTTACGGGCTGGCGCGCATTCCCTCGGCAGGCGAAACTCGCGGCAATCTCGCCGCCGGCGGTCGCGGGGTGAGCCGTGAGCTGACCGCCCGCGACCGCTGGCTGGTTGAGCAGGTACAGCCGACGCTGCGCAAGAAAGGGCTGTTATTTGTGGGACTCGACGTCATCGGCGACTACATCACCGAAATCAACGTCACCAGCCCGACCTGCATCCGCGAAATAGACGACCAGCGCGGCACCCGCATTGCCGATCAGCTGCTTGACGCGGTGGCGCGTCGCCTGAGCACGATGCGCTGA
- a CDS encoding YqgE/AlgH family protein: MQSLKNHFLLAMPHMDEANFAGSLVYLCDHDDNGSMGVIANRPLDITLDALFEQLELGGSQSLHRNAPVYYGGPMHKDRGFILHRGNSDDWDSSVQVTDELTLTTSMDMLQALASNEGPERFIVCLGCAGWDVGQLEDEIKDNAWLTIEGESSVLFETPPAERMTAAAGILGIDLNLMTPDAGHA; this comes from the coding sequence ATGCAAAGTTTGAAGAATCATTTCTTGTTGGCAATGCCGCACATGGACGAGGCGAACTTCGCTGGAAGCCTGGTCTATCTGTGCGACCACGACGACAACGGCAGCATGGGAGTGATCGCCAACCGGCCGTTGGACATTACGCTTGATGCCCTGTTCGAACAGCTGGAGCTGGGCGGCAGCCAGAGCCTGCACCGCAACGCGCCGGTGTACTACGGCGGCCCCATGCACAAGGATCGCGGCTTTATTCTTCACCGAGGCAATAGCGATGACTGGGACTCAAGCGTTCAGGTCACCGACGAGCTGACGTTGACGACCTCGATGGACATGCTCCAGGCGCTGGCGTCCAATGAAGGCCCCGAGCGCTTTATCGTCTGTCTGGGCTGCGCCGGCTGGGATGTGGGCCAGCTGGAAGACGAAATCAAGGATAACGCCTGGCTGACCATCGAAGGCGAATCGAGCGTGCTGTTTGAAACGCCGCCCGCAGAGCGGATGACGGCGGCGGCGGGCATTCTGGGTATCGACCTTAACCTGATGACCCCCGATGCAGGGCATGCCTGA
- the ruvX gene encoding Holliday junction resolvase RuvX, which translates to MAAEGQRLVLAFDFGAKRIGVAVGNELLQSARELTPLTARDGIPDWNVVTQLLAEWQPDLLVVGLPLHMDGSESEMSVRARKFGNRLHGRYRKPCYMVDERGSTREAKQIAHQAGHKGDYRADSVDGIAAVLILEGWFAHREGLPGGRTTG; encoded by the coding sequence ATGGCAGCCGAGGGGCAGCGGCTGGTGCTGGCCTTTGATTTCGGCGCCAAGCGCATCGGTGTCGCGGTGGGTAATGAGCTGCTGCAAAGCGCGCGCGAACTGACCCCGCTCACCGCACGTGACGGCATTCCCGACTGGAATGTCGTGACGCAGCTATTGGCCGAGTGGCAGCCGGATTTACTGGTGGTGGGGCTGCCGTTGCACATGGACGGCAGTGAATCCGAGATGAGCGTACGCGCGCGTAAATTCGGTAACCGCCTGCACGGGCGCTATCGCAAGCCGTGCTATATGGTCGATGAACGCGGCTCGACCCGCGAAGCCAAGCAGATCGCTCACCAGGCCGGCCATAAAGGCGATTATCGCGCCGACAGCGTTGACGGCATTGCCGCCGTGCTTATTCTGGAAGGCTGGTTTGCCCACCGGGAAGGGCTGCCCGGCGGGCGCACGACTGGCTAG